One genomic segment of Brassica napus cultivar Da-Ae chromosome A3, Da-Ae, whole genome shotgun sequence includes these proteins:
- the LOC106438394 gene encoding FCS-Like Zinc finger 11, which yields MLKTRTRFHQQDETMSQSVDPQTDLVGHNNTKAITNPLTLSLLIGLNNNKCISDSDILRSPKSPLEFRVLSKMAEPFFLRSPRSSLTAHLNCCCVPAKVGLSIVDSLGDDGVLSPDVVFGPALRLKFSEIKDKHPSLFPETKSLDVEKKRSGVIFEIGDETEPIGLTNRSFSEDDCPRKARVLSQSKAIAEEYFPGIGSDSTASSSCLSEDDMEMSEDYTCIIAHGPNPKTTHIYGDRVLECQKNEVINKEKQFERELESMFPVDHFLSVCNFCNKKLEVGYDIYMYRGEKAFCSEECRSEEMMMIDEEEDLEDSCLTMHESLKKLF from the exons ATGCtgaaaacaagaacaagattTCATCAACAAGATGAAACAATGTCTCAGTCTGTAGATCCGCAAACCGATCTGGTCGGACACAACAACACCAAAGCGATCACTAACCCACTCACTCTGAGTCTCTTGATCGGTCTGAACAACAACAAGTGCATCTCTGATTCTGATATTCTCAGGAGCCCTAAATCTCCTCTAGAATTCAGGGTGTTGTCTAAAATGGCTGAGCCCTTCTTCCTCAGATCTCCTAGATCATCACTCACTGCTCATCTTAACTGTTGTTGTGTCCCTGCTAAAGTTGGGCTAAGCATTGTGGATTCTCTTGGTGATGATGGGGTTTTATCACCAGATGTCGTGTTTGGACCAGCCTTGAGGCTCAAGTTTTCTGAGATTAAAGACAAACATCCCAGTTTGTTTCCAGAAACCAAGTCCTTGGATGTCGAAAAGAAAAGATCTGGTGTTATTTTCGAGATCGGTGATGAGACCGAGCCAATCGGGTTAACAAACCGCTCCTTCTCTGAGGATGATTGTCCGAGAAAGGCCCGAGTTCTGTCTCAATCCAAGGCCATCGCAGAAGAGTACTTTCCAGGGATTGGTTCAGACAGTACTGCATCCTCATCTTGTCTATCTGAGGATGATATGGAGATGTCAGAGGACTACACTTGTATCATTGCGCATGGTCCTAACCCGAAGACCACTCATATTTATGGTGACCGAGTTTTAGAGTGTCAAAAGAATGAGGTTATAAACAAAGAGAAGCAATTTGAAAGAGAGTTAGAATCCATGTTTCCCGTGGATCACTTTCTCAGCGTGTGTAACTTCTGCAACAAGAAACTTGAAGTTGGCTACGACATATACATGTACAG AGGTGAGAAAGCGTTTTGCAGTGAGGAGTGTCGTTCagaggagatgatgatgatagacGAGGAGGAGGACCTGGAAGATTCGTGCTTAACTATGCACGAATCCTTAAAGAAGCTCTTCTGA